The Chloroflexota bacterium genome includes a region encoding these proteins:
- the surE gene encoding 5'/3'-nucleotidase SurE, with protein sequence MHIVVTNDDGVFEPGLLALAQALRQIPGSTVSVVAPDRNWSVSGHVKTLTRPLRAWPVRLEDGSEALATDGAPSDCVAMALLGLVPQPVDLVVSGINPNANVGHDITYSGTVTAAMEAVIFGVPAIAVSLEREGAPLSQLDFAPAARVARWVAEYVLRHGLPAEVLLNVNVPHRPLEALQGLRVTRLGRRVYRDALVRREDPWGRPYYWIGGGAPEGVAEPGTDIGALAEGAVSVTPIQMDMTAYGVLDDLRGGLEGFPGPWAKGEKG encoded by the coding sequence ATGACGGTGTGTTTGAGCCCGGTTTGCTGGCGCTGGCCCAGGCGCTGCGTCAAATTCCGGGTAGCACAGTGAGCGTGGTGGCGCCTGACCGCAATTGGTCGGTCAGCGGGCATGTGAAGACGCTGACGCGCCCCTTGCGGGCCTGGCCGGTGCGGCTGGAAGACGGCAGCGAGGCGCTGGCCACCGATGGCGCGCCTTCCGATTGCGTGGCAATGGCGTTGTTGGGGCTGGTGCCCCAGCCGGTGGACCTGGTGGTTTCGGGCATCAACCCCAATGCGAATGTGGGGCACGATATTACCTATTCCGGCACGGTGACGGCGGCAATGGAGGCGGTGATTTTCGGCGTGCCGGCGATTGCGGTGTCGCTGGAGCGGGAAGGCGCGCCGCTTTCCCAACTGGATTTTGCCCCTGCGGCGCGGGTCGCCCGCTGGGTGGCTGAATATGTGCTGAGGCACGGCCTGCCCGCGGAAGTGTTGCTCAATGTCAATGTGCCGCATCGCCCGCTGGAAGCCCTGCAGGGCCTGCGGGTGACGCGGCTGGGGCGGAGGGTGTATCGCGATGCACTGGTGCGGCGGGAAGACCCGTGGGGGCGGCCTTATTACTGGATTGGCGGTGGGGCGCCCGAAGGGGTAGCGGAGCCTGGCACCGACATTGGCGCGCTGGCCGAGGGCGCCGTTTCGGTGACGCCGATCCAAATGGACATGACAGCCTATGGGGTGTTGGACGACTTGCGGGGCGGCCTGGAAGGGTTTCCTGGCCCCTGGGCGAAGGGTGAAAAGGGCTGA